The Mesomycoplasma ovipneumoniae genome window below encodes:
- a CDS encoding transposase → MSRHFIKYEFDMIYKIYNEFGSKQTINYINDISPDTNFITGKHLDLRIKKNIRCYNNGMQDQLLNKKGPKRKPGSRKPKKQIEPDWNEFTIEELIEIAKRYYEITKNESE, encoded by the coding sequence ATGTCAAGACACTTTATAAAATATGAGTTTGATATGATTTATAAAATTTACAATGAATTTGGATCAAAACAAACAATAAATTATATAAATGATATTTCGCCAGATACAAATTTTATAACCGGAAAACATCTAGATCTAAGGATCAAAAAAAATATTCGATGCTATAATAATGGTATGCAAGATCAATTATTAAATAAAAAGGGTCCGAAGAGAAAGCCGGGTAGTCGCAAACCTAAAAAACAAATTGAACCTGATTGAAACGAATTTACAATAGAAGAATTAATAGAAATAGCTAAGAGATATTACGAAATAACTAAAAATGAATCAGAATAA
- a CDS encoding glucose-6-phosphate isomerase, giving the protein MSLSLEIKSKINLNYSEFQQKVAEIHEKINSKSSPDINFLGWNDFPNSAVNFDEIKKMQQKIQKLHDESINILVVIGIGGSYLGAKAAIDFTGGLGPFDNKPEVIFLGNSLSSTDLAQKLEYLKTKKFAINVISKSGSTIEPAVTFQILYQFLVDQVGEKEAKNRTFVTTGFKSGELLEIAKANNFETFEVIDSIGGRFSVLSSVGFFPMIFAGIDVFEVIEGAKQAHKSYSKELVEENLAYKYALSRFLLYKNHDYKTEILVSYEPFLMYFNEWWKQLFGESEGKDLKGIFPASAIFTTDLHSLGQFIQSGTKNFFQTVIYINKPKFDIEIKKLPTFETKINTLSGKTLNEINYQAFLATTIAHSEQGNNPNFVIQIEDSSPKTFGHLVMFFEKACAMSAYLLGVNPFNQPGVEDYKKELVKNLGWSK; this is encoded by the coding sequence ATGAGTCTAAGTTTAGAAATAAAGTCAAAAATAAACCTGAATTATAGTGAATTTCAGCAAAAAGTTGCTGAAATTCATGAAAAAATTAATTCAAAATCTAGTCCTGATATTAATTTTTTAGGGTGAAATGATTTTCCTAATTCCGCTGTTAATTTTGATGAAATTAAAAAAATGCAGCAAAAAATCCAAAAATTACATGATGAGTCTATTAATATTTTAGTTGTAATTGGAATTGGTGGTTCATATTTGGGCGCAAAAGCCGCTATTGATTTTACAGGTGGTCTTGGTCCTTTTGATAATAAACCTGAGGTTATTTTTTTAGGAAATTCGTTATCATCAACAGATTTAGCCCAAAAACTTGAATATTTAAAGACAAAAAAATTCGCAATTAATGTTATTTCCAAATCTGGATCAACAATTGAGCCAGCAGTAACATTTCAAATTTTATACCAATTTTTAGTTGATCAAGTTGGCGAAAAAGAAGCAAAAAATAGAACTTTTGTTACAACAGGCTTTAAATCTGGTGAACTTTTAGAAATAGCAAAAGCAAATAATTTTGAAACATTTGAAGTTATTGACTCAATTGGTGGTCGTTTTAGCGTTCTTTCATCTGTTGGATTTTTCCCAATGATATTTGCTGGAATTGATGTTTTTGAGGTAATTGAAGGAGCGAAACAAGCGCACAAGAGTTATTCAAAAGAGCTTGTTGAGGAAAATTTAGCCTATAAATACGCACTTTCTCGTTTTTTACTTTACAAAAATCACGACTATAAAACTGAAATTTTAGTTTCATATGAGCCATTTTTAATGTATTTTAATGAGTGGTGAAAACAACTTTTTGGTGAATCTGAGGGAAAAGATTTAAAAGGAATTTTTCCAGCTTCTGCAATTTTTACTACAGATTTGCATTCACTTGGTCAATTTATTCAATCAGGAACTAAAAATTTTTTTCAAACTGTAATTTATATAAATAAACCAAAATTTGACATTGAAATTAAAAAGTTACCAACTTTTGAAACAAAAATTAACACACTTTCAGGAAAAACTTTAAATGAAATTAATTATCAAGCATTTTTAGCAACAACAATAGCGCATTCAGAGCAAGGAAACAATCCTAATTTTGTAATTCAAATTGAAGACAGCTCGCCAAAAACATTCGGTCACTTAGTAATGTTTTTTGAAAAAGCATGTGCAATGTCGGCTTATTTGCTCGGAGTTAACCCATTTAATCAACCTGGTGTTGAAGATTACAAAAAGGAGTTAGTGAAAAATTTAGGCTGATCTAAGTAA
- a CDS encoding PolC-type DNA polymerase III codes for MNVRFKKFCEWVNWQIPPDWDDVQIIQNENSNKDNASNEFSAILKKTTLPKFFDLYSFIKLISTINKKSSISSCKINFDYEIEQNNFHDHELLEYLNGLMETISKSKNFFTDKEIVRAGSAKFKIFFSDLESFNSFKEYENKLLKIIKKIGLIHLDLEFILEDKQLPPQKELNLSIERVLHPSTSQISVRKKKTSKKCNNFELINLKFIRSHKNSNVEFHGEIYKISTIKSKNGGQILKVYVNDYEYTEAVVVDKFLRANQNFDLKVGDLVKIRAEIKDTTSRYKSNIDLDLCDITKIEASDFFPEQNIDTAIEKRVEITARTWKSTMDGISSASVYVRHALKNGYSAIGIADLDSVQAFPEFYGAIKSTNIKPIYGSTFSTYSSKIEKVLNFNGKNQQLNSARFVIFDLETTGLSSYYNEIIEFGALVFQDGIEIEKHQFFIKPSEKIPYLITKITGITQQMIDELAILPGVAVEKIEKIIKNSVLVAHNANFDFNFLNQFFKKHAQKSVENPIIDTLEVSRFLNPSEKSHSLKNVAKRFEIYYDDEVAHRADYDAQILSNVWRNFLNTLQNQNIQDLEQLSSVKNSIFDLRPEKIFPKQLTILAKNQIGLKKLYKLVSLANTENLISRPLIFYDKMEKDPDLLVGSGGIDSLLIQNLLYFGPDSVEKFEKIFDFIEVPPPTAFVHLVKREIFTQNQIEDLIKNLLNLAKKLKIPAVAIGDVRYCQSREKIFHELYIYAKGVGGVNHHLFDHQEKERKDPKNSHIFPDKHFFTTDELKKQFEFLQNPELVDEFVVKNSNLIANSISDSIEIIKPGLHPPEFDNSEINLKETVYKNAYKKYGNPLPEIIKTRIEKELIPIIQHGFHVVYWISKRIVDEAKSQGAIVDSRGSVGSSIVAYLTGITDVNPLLPHYLCQKCSKVEFFDSQEFLSGYDLLDKECQNCGQLMDKDGHNIPFETFLGFNAEKVPDIDLNFSGETQLKMHDFVRDLFGKDKTFRAGTILTNAEKTVFGLGRKLGEFRAMYDSKFDLNREVSYFTNTFLDFLATKAQGVKRTSGKHAGGIIVIPQNREIEDFTPINFPANNEKSDWKTTHFDYNALHDNLLKLDILGHDDPTILLHLEEITGVKSDQIPKSDHKILSLFTSAKELGIQPGQMLGEQTGTIGIPEFGTPFVRRMLQVAQVKSFADIVAVCGLAHGGGVWQNNAEVLISKKNHAINEVISCRDDIMIYLLRMKLDHLDAFNIMEKVRKGKGLTQSEIDILTEKKVPTWYIDSLQKIGYMFPKAHAVAYAMKAWKIAYFKLYHPLAFYSSYFSIRPDVKDIDTLIQPADKIEAKILTLQQRQTNQNGSGQALTPKEKDLIPFLEISLELKLRGFEIENVNLLMSDAQNWIVNKENNSLIPPFISVDGIGDINARKIIQARNLRPFSSIEDFQTRTETNNTALKKLIQLGVFDKISKTTQVNLFD; via the coding sequence TTAGAATACCTAAACGGTTTAATGGAAACGATTTCAAAATCTAAAAATTTTTTTACAGATAAAGAAATCGTAAGAGCTGGTTCAGCTAAATTTAAAATTTTCTTTTCAGATCTAGAAAGCTTTAATTCTTTTAAAGAGTACGAAAATAAATTGCTGAAAATAATAAAAAAAATTGGCCTAATTCATTTAGATCTAGAATTTATACTTGAAGACAAGCAATTACCGCCTCAAAAAGAATTAAATTTATCCATAGAAAGAGTTTTGCATCCTTCAACATCTCAAATTTCTGTTCGAAAGAAAAAAACCTCCAAAAAATGCAATAATTTTGAGCTTATTAATTTAAAATTCATTCGCTCACACAAGAATTCAAATGTCGAATTCCATGGCGAAATTTATAAAATTTCAACAATAAAATCAAAAAACGGTGGGCAAATTTTAAAAGTTTATGTAAATGACTATGAATACACAGAAGCAGTTGTTGTTGATAAATTTTTGCGAGCAAATCAAAATTTTGACTTAAAAGTTGGTGATTTAGTAAAAATTCGGGCTGAAATCAAGGACACAACTTCGCGATATAAGTCAAATATTGATCTAGATTTGTGTGACATTACTAAAATAGAAGCATCTGACTTTTTTCCTGAACAAAATATTGATACTGCTATTGAAAAAAGAGTCGAAATTACCGCTAGAACTTGAAAATCAACTATGGACGGAATCTCAAGTGCAAGCGTATACGTTCGTCACGCATTAAAAAATGGATATTCGGCAATTGGAATAGCTGATTTAGATTCAGTCCAAGCTTTTCCTGAGTTTTACGGCGCTATTAAATCCACAAATATTAAGCCTATTTACGGCTCAACTTTTTCAACATATTCATCAAAAATTGAAAAAGTTTTAAATTTTAACGGTAAAAATCAGCAACTAAATTCAGCAAGATTTGTCATTTTTGACTTAGAAACAACGGGACTTTCATCATATTATAATGAAATTATTGAATTTGGTGCGCTTGTTTTTCAAGATGGCATTGAAATTGAAAAACATCAGTTTTTTATTAAACCATCAGAAAAAATACCATATTTAATTACAAAAATTACTGGAATTACCCAGCAAATGATTGACGAACTTGCCATTCTGCCAGGCGTTGCTGTTGAAAAAATAGAAAAAATTATTAAAAATTCGGTTCTAGTGGCCCATAATGCAAATTTTGACTTTAATTTTTTAAATCAATTTTTTAAAAAACATGCACAAAAATCAGTGGAAAATCCAATTATTGATACGCTCGAAGTAAGTCGTTTTTTGAATCCTTCAGAAAAAAGTCATAGTCTTAAAAATGTTGCAAAAAGATTTGAAATTTATTATGATGATGAGGTAGCTCACCGGGCAGATTATGATGCGCAAATTTTATCTAATGTTTGGCGAAATTTTCTTAATACATTACAAAACCAAAATATTCAAGATTTAGAGCAACTTTCATCAGTAAAAAATTCAATTTTTGATCTTCGACCAGAAAAAATTTTTCCAAAACAGTTGACAATATTGGCCAAAAATCAAATCGGTCTAAAAAAACTTTATAAATTAGTATCGCTAGCAAACACAGAAAATTTAATTTCCCGTCCACTAATTTTTTATGACAAAATGGAAAAAGACCCTGATTTATTGGTAGGTTCAGGAGGAATCGATTCGCTTTTGATCCAGAATTTACTTTATTTTGGGCCTGACAGTGTTGAAAAATTTGAAAAAATATTCGATTTTATCGAAGTTCCGCCTCCAACTGCATTTGTTCATTTAGTAAAACGGGAAATTTTTACACAAAATCAGATTGAAGATTTGATAAAAAACTTGTTGAATTTGGCAAAAAAATTAAAAATTCCAGCTGTTGCAATTGGTGATGTTCGTTATTGCCAGTCTCGTGAAAAAATTTTTCATGAACTTTATATTTATGCAAAAGGTGTCGGCGGAGTTAATCATCATTTGTTTGATCATCAAGAAAAAGAACGAAAAGACCCTAAAAACAGTCATATTTTTCCCGATAAGCATTTTTTTACAACTGATGAGTTAAAAAAACAGTTTGAATTTTTACAAAATCCTGAATTAGTTGATGAATTTGTGGTAAAAAATTCTAATTTAATTGCTAATTCAATTTCAGATAGCATTGAAATTATCAAACCCGGCCTTCACCCGCCAGAATTTGATAATTCCGAAATTAATTTAAAAGAAACTGTTTACAAAAATGCATATAAAAAATACGGAAATCCTTTGCCAGAAATAATCAAAACTAGAATAGAAAAGGAACTTATTCCAATAATTCAGCACGGTTTTCACGTTGTTTATTGAATTTCAAAACGAATAGTCGATGAAGCCAAATCTCAAGGTGCAATCGTCGATTCTCGTGGGTCAGTAGGTTCTTCTATTGTTGCATATTTGACCGGAATCACAGATGTAAACCCACTTTTACCACATTATTTGTGCCAAAAATGTTCTAAAGTGGAATTTTTTGACTCACAAGAATTTTTATCAGGTTATGATTTGCTAGACAAAGAATGTCAAAATTGCGGTCAACTTATGGATAAAGACGGTCATAACATCCCTTTTGAGACTTTTTTAGGATTTAATGCCGAAAAAGTTCCTGACATTGATCTAAATTTTTCAGGCGAAACACAACTTAAAATGCACGATTTTGTTCGTGATCTTTTTGGAAAAGATAAAACATTTCGCGCTGGAACTATTTTGACAAATGCCGAAAAAACTGTTTTTGGTCTAGGGCGAAAACTTGGCGAATTTAGGGCGATGTATGATTCAAAATTTGATCTTAACCGTGAAGTTTCATATTTTACAAATACATTTCTCGATTTTCTGGCCACAAAAGCCCAAGGTGTAAAACGAACATCAGGAAAACACGCAGGTGGAATTATAGTTATCCCTCAAAACCGTGAAATTGAAGATTTTACCCCTATTAATTTTCCAGCAAATAATGAAAAATCAGACTGAAAAACAACGCATTTTGATTATAATGCGCTTCATGATAACCTCTTGAAACTAGATATTTTAGGTCATGATGATCCGACAATTTTGCTTCATTTAGAGGAAATTACTGGAGTAAAATCCGATCAAATTCCAAAAAGTGACCATAAAATCTTATCACTTTTTACCTCTGCAAAAGAATTAGGTATACAACCAGGTCAAATGCTTGGTGAACAGACAGGAACAATTGGAATTCCAGAATTTGGAACTCCTTTTGTTAGAAGAATGCTTCAAGTTGCACAAGTAAAATCTTTTGCTGATATTGTTGCAGTTTGTGGTCTAGCTCACGGAGGTGGAGTTTGGCAAAATAATGCCGAAGTGCTAATTTCCAAAAAAAACCACGCAATTAACGAGGTAATTTCCTGTCGTGACGATATTATGATTTATCTTTTAAGAATGAAACTAGATCATCTTGATGCCTTTAATATTATGGAAAAAGTTCGAAAAGGGAAAGGACTTACACAAAGCGAAATTGATATTTTAACTGAAAAAAAAGTGCCAACTTGGTATATTGACTCATTGCAAAAAATTGGCTATATGTTTCCAAAAGCCCACGCGGTTGCTTATGCAATGAAAGCTTGAAAAATCGCATATTTTAAACTATATCACCCACTTGCATTTTATTCATCATATTTTTCTATCAGACCTGATGTTAAAGATATTGATACATTAATTCAACCGGCAGACAAAATTGAGGCTAAAATTCTGACACTACAACAAAGGCAAACAAATCAAAACGGATCAGGCCAAGCTTTAACCCCAAAAGAAAAGGATTTAATTCCCTTTTTAGAAATCAGTCTTGAACTAAAACTACGAGGATTTGAAATTGAAAATGTTAACCTTTTAATGTCAGATGCTCAAAATTGAATTGTTAATAAAGAAAATAATTCATTAATTCCACCATTTATTTCAGTTGATGGAATTGGTGATATTAATGCCCGAAAAATCATTCAAGCCCGTAATTTACGACCTTTTTCGTCAATTGAAGATTTTCAAACCAGGACAGAAACAAATAATACTGCGCTAAAAAAATTAATACAACTGGGAGTTTTTGATAAAATTTCTAAGACAACACAAGTAAATTTATTTGACTAA
- a CDS encoding MAG4270 family putative restriction endonuclease, which produces MSATLRWSKLKIKSKSQNKNKPQFKGEIFFVYDTESLVIHHFYIEIKSCVMSKLVTQSHRKYHEQNHINKTRCCYYKKREEFFNSLEQKVVQKDRESKIYNQDDLQILNNDEIAQLNKLLRTPNFLTTIKSLSTFIYGTNPTGELFKPENAPIILDDEGKFGKNTSYFALFFTHYSDFKNNNKKNNKNEYDGIYKNIYKDNDLLDDKNYFDRFKEAPNNSKLYNVYQLFVKLTSNKLNIESGKKVLADIKKRLSLHEINYLVKKERTKMKNIKIDSINILDLDKQIPLDKAHIFPVERIKDKIVKLVNMESQELDSCQVKNFLKKITEAHNLIALDKNSHSQFDRNKFTWDSKNGKLVIKCCNSPQPCKHISNQITDLPKEKITPDILNNLDLRNSGNI; this is translated from the coding sequence ATGAGTGCAACTTTGAGATGGAGTAAATTAAAAATTAAAAGCAAATCACAAAACAAAAATAAACCACAATTTAAAGGGGAAATATTTTTTGTTTATGATACTGAAAGTTTAGTAATTCATCATTTTTATATTGAAATTAAGAGTTGTGTCATGTCTAAATTAGTAACTCAAAGTCATAGAAAATACCATGAACAAAACCATATTAATAAAACAAGATGTTGTTATTATAAAAAAAGAGAAGAGTTTTTTAATAGTCTTGAGCAAAAAGTTGTTCAAAAAGACAGAGAATCTAAAATTTATAATCAAGATGATTTACAAATCTTAAATAATGATGAAATTGCACAGTTAAATAAACTATTAAGAACACCAAATTTTTTAACCACAATTAAAAGTTTATCTACATTTATCTATGGTACCAATCCAACTGGAGAATTATTTAAACCTGAAAATGCTCCTATTATTTTAGATGATGAGGGAAAATTTGGAAAAAATACCAGTTATTTTGCACTCTTTTTCACACATTATTCTGATTTTAAAAATAATAATAAAAAAAATAATAAAAATGAATATGATGGTATTTATAAGAATATTTATAAGGATAATGATTTATTAGATGATAAAAATTATTTTGATAGATTTAAAGAAGCTCCTAATAATTCAAAACTTTACAATGTTTATCAATTATTTGTAAAACTCACTAGCAATAAATTAAATATAGAAAGTGGCAAGAAAGTTTTAGCAGATATTAAAAAGCGTTTATCATTACATGAAATTAATTATTTAGTAAAAAAAGAAAGAACAAAAATGAAAAATATTAAGATAGATTCTATTAATATTCTTGATTTGGATAAACAAATTCCTTTAGACAAGGCACATATTTTCCCAGTTGAAAGAATTAAAGATAAAATAGTAAAACTAGTAAATATGGAAAGCCAAGAGCTTGACAGTTGTCAAGTAAAAAACTTTCTTAAAAAAATCACAGAAGCTCATAATTTAATAGCTTTAGATAAAAATTCACATAGTCAGTTTGATAGAAATAAATTTACATGAGATTCCAAAAATGGAAAATTGGTGATTAAATGTTGCAACTCACCACAACCATGCAAGCATATATCTAATCAAATTACCGATCTTCCAAAAGAAAAAATTACTCCTGATATTTTAAATAATCTCGATTTAAGAAATTCTGGGAATATTTAG
- the rpmA gene encoding 50S ribosomal protein L27 — translation MAKTKAGGSTKNGRDSIGRRLGQKIADGQFALTGSIIYRQRGTKIYPGLNVGIGGDDTLFALADGIVKFHKTRKRKYATVIVSD, via the coding sequence ATGGCAAAGACCAAAGCTGGTGGTTCTACCAAGAATGGCCGTGATTCGATAGGTCGTAGACTCGGCCAAAAAATCGCTGATGGACAATTTGCGCTAACTGGTTCAATAATTTACCGTCAAAGGGGAACTAAAATTTACCCTGGATTAAATGTTGGAATTGGTGGCGATGATACTTTATTTGCACTTGCTGATGGAATTGTAAAATTCCATAAAACTAGAAAGCGCAAATATGCAACAGTTATTGTTAGCGATTAA
- a CDS encoding uracil-DNA glycosylase: protein MKSNLTFATFLEQETKKTYFQQLEKTLEVEYKNYQIYPQKQDLFRAIELTSLENLKIVIVGQDPYHQKGQADGLAFSSRAKILPPSLKNLFSEIKKSYPNFSKTDGNLQNWAKQGVLLLNIVLSVRESSPNSHAKIGWETFSLNLINFIVANKKDVVFLILGQKAKTCLKNVDFSAQKVFFYSHPSPLGFWRSLENSRVFGKMNDFLKLKNKEQINWNL, encoded by the coding sequence ATGAAATCTAACCTAACTTTTGCCACCTTTTTAGAACAAGAAACAAAAAAAACTTATTTCCAACAGCTTGAAAAAACACTAGAAGTTGAATACAAAAATTACCAAATATACCCGCAAAAACAAGATTTATTTCGCGCCATCGAGCTAACAAGTCTTGAAAATTTAAAAATAGTTATTGTCGGCCAAGACCCTTATCATCAAAAAGGACAAGCAGATGGACTTGCTTTTTCCAGTCGGGCGAAAATTTTACCACCATCGCTTAAAAATCTTTTTTCTGAAATAAAAAAATCATATCCAAACTTTTCAAAAACAGATGGAAATCTCCAAAATTGAGCAAAACAAGGCGTTCTTTTGCTAAATATAGTTCTTTCTGTTAGAGAATCAAGTCCTAATTCACATGCAAAAATAGGATGAGAAACTTTTAGTCTTAATTTAATAAATTTTATAGTGGCCAACAAAAAAGACGTTGTCTTTTTAATTTTAGGCCAAAAAGCTAAAACTTGCCTTAAAAATGTTGACTTTTCTGCTCAAAAAGTGTTTTTTTATTCACATCCTTCGCCCTTAGGTTTTTGAAGATCACTTGAGAATTCAAGAGTTTTTGGGAAAATGAATGATTTTTTAAAACTAAAAAATAAAGAGCAAATTAATTGGAATTTATAG
- a CDS encoding DNA cytosine methyltransferase, whose amino-acid sequence MFTYSFPCQDLSTQGLQKGLNPSTRSGLLWQIKRILENNLDNLPKVLLMENVKNLASQKFRGEFNNWINFLKTLGYKSKWKILNSTDFGSSQNRQRVFMVSWLTNKKFEWPSTIKHNNNLKKILDFTYLPNEENLASKIFKYQLTSPRITNSSIKKREIINFTKFNSENYIYYPDFFGPTLTASGANSRLKFLIQENYIREINFYEAFKYMGFTARDAHKIYKTNLVQPKSIIFLAGNSISIEVLKALFEKIVLLLEKE is encoded by the coding sequence ATTTTTACTTATTCTTTCCCTTGCCAAGACTTATCGACACAAGGATTACAAAAAGGTCTTAATCCTTCAACAAGAAGCGGGCTACTTTGGCAAATTAAAAGAATTTTAGAAAATAATTTAGATAATTTACCTAAAGTTTTGTTGATGGAAAATGTAAAAAATTTAGCTAGTCAAAAATTTCGTGGTGAATTTAATAATTGAATTAATTTTTTAAAAACTTTAGGCTACAAAAGTAAATGAAAAATTTTAAACTCTACTGATTTTGGATCATCTCAAAATAGACAAAGAGTTTTCATGGTTTCTTGGTTGACTAATAAAAAATTTGAATGACCAAGCACAATAAAACATAACAATAATTTAAAGAAGATTTTAGATTTTACTTATCTACCAAATGAAGAAAATCTAGCTAGTAAAATTTTTAAATATCAACTAACAAGCCCTAGAATAACAAACTCAAGTATTAAGAAAAGGGAAATTATTAATTTTACTAAATTTAATTCTGAAAACTATATTTATTATCCTGACTTTTTCGGCCCAACACTTACAGCATCAGGGGCTAACTCTAGACTTAAATTTTTGATTCAAGAAAACTACATAAGAGAAATAAATTTTTATGAAGCCTTTAAATATATGGGTTTTACAGCACGTGATGCTCATAAAATTTATAAAACAAATTTAGTTCAACCAAAATCTATAATATTTTTAGCTGGTAATTCAATATCTATCGAAGTTCTAAAAGCACTATTTGAAAAAATTGTTTTGCTTTTAGAAAAGGAGTAA
- the rplU gene encoding 50S ribosomal protein L21 — translation MFAIIKTGGKQLLVEKDQTIFIEKIDKNEGESVIFTDVLFINGKIGTPFVENATVVGIVEKQGRGKKIVVYRHNPKSTHKRKLGHRQPFTRVKITELKG, via the coding sequence ATGTTTGCAATTATTAAAACCGGTGGTAAACAGCTTTTAGTTGAAAAGGATCAAACAATTTTTATTGAAAAAATTGATAAAAATGAAGGTGAAAGTGTAATTTTCACAGATGTTCTTTTTATTAATGGAAAAATTGGGACTCCTTTTGTTGAAAATGCAACTGTTGTTGGCATTGTCGAAAAACAAGGCCGTGGTAAAAAAATTGTCGTTTACCGTCACAATCCAAAATCAACTCACAAACGTAAATTAGGGCACAGACAACCCTTTACTCGCGTAAAAATAACAGAATTGAAGGGATAA
- the dcm_N gene encoding DNA (cytosine-5-)-methyltransferase N-terminal subunit, whose translation MKKITIFEAFAGLGSQLRALKLVAKTLNFEVESLGIIEWYIHAIISYQIINYEVLPPDTKTPIEVIIDQLSSLSLSIDSKNLVSKNYFQKMKEDKLRKIYPYFLKMLNNPSLSLSLSLSSLQTLKIIIILDIQIFIKLIKYLKI comes from the coding sequence ATGAAAAAAATAACTATTTTTGAAGCTTTTGCTGGTCTAGGATCACAATTGCGTGCGCTCAAATTGGTAGCAAAAACTCTAAATTTTGAAGTTGAATCATTAGGAATTATTGAGTGATATATTCACGCTATTATTTCTTATCAAATTATTAATTATGAAGTCTTACCACCAGATACAAAAACGCCAATAGAAGTAATTATTGATCAACTTTCTTCATTAAGCCTTTCAATCGATAGCAAAAATTTAGTGTCTAAAAATTATTTTCAAAAAATGAAGGAAGATAAATTGCGTAAAATTTATCCTTATTTTTTAAAAATGCTCAATAATCCGTCTCTCTCTCTCTCTCTCTCTCTCTCTTCTCTACAAACATTAAAAATAATTATTATCCTTGATATTCAGATATTCATCAAGTTAATCAAATACCTAAAAATATAG